The Anastrepha ludens isolate Willacy chromosome X, idAnaLude1.1, whole genome shotgun sequence genome includes a window with the following:
- the LOC128869905 gene encoding uncharacterized protein LOC128869905 — MSECKPAKTPLEINFKIEKPTKVDEEAMAKYPYQRLIGALIYLAVTTRPDIAFAVNHMSQFNTNYNVQHWGAAKRILRYLKGTRDHGLLYTKINKRLYGVVDADWGANLIDRRSYSGYAFVLAGASVSWEARKQRTVALSSTEAEYMAMTEATKEAMYLLGILKDLGISYEKVTLFNDSQSVQELIQGLGYSSRTKHIDVRHHFVTECYHTGKIALTYMPTEDMPTDVLTKSLSSVKHCKCSTTLGMTNSLTTSRGGVGATK, encoded by the coding sequence ATGTCCGAATGTAAACCAGCAAAAACGCCCTTGgagataaattttaaaattgaaaaaccaaCCAAAGTCGATGAAGAAGCTATGGCAAAGTATCCCTATCAAAGGTTAATAGGCGCCCTCATATACTTAGCAGTTACAACAAGACCAGACATAGCTTTTGCAGTAAATCATATGAgccaatttaatacaaactacaACGTGCAGCACTGGGGAGCTGCAAAGCGAATTCTACGATATTTAAAAGGTACCAGAGACCATGGTCTTCTTTACACAAAGATCAATAAAAGACTTTACGGCGTGGTCGATGCAGACTGGGGTGCGAATTTGATAGATAGGCGTTCATATAGCGGATACGCGTTCGTATTGGCGGGCGCATCAGTGAGCTGGGAGGCGCGTAAACAACGTACCGTTGCACTTTCCAGCACCGAAGCTGAATACATGGCTATGACAGAAGCGACGAAAGAAGCTATGTATCTCCTAGGCATTTTAAAAGACTTAGGCATATCATATGAAAAGGTAACATTGTTCAACGATAGTCAAAGCGTGCAAGAACTCATCCAGGGCTTGGGCTACAGCTCTCGTACGAAACATATCGACGTGCGTCATCATTTTGTCACAGAATGTTATCACACCGGAAAGATCGCGCTTACGTACATGCCGACTGAAGACATGCCAACAGACGTCCTAACAAAAAGTTTAAGCAGCGTTAAACATTGTAAATGTTCAACAACACTAGGAATGACGAATAGTCTTACTACTTCGAGGGGAGGTGTTGGCGCAACGAAGTAG